A window from Canis lupus familiaris isolate Mischka breed German Shepherd chromosome 18, alternate assembly UU_Cfam_GSD_1.0, whole genome shotgun sequence encodes these proteins:
- the OR5M10 gene encoding olfactory receptor 5M10: protein MSSSNHTSVTGFILLGLTDDPVLEKILFGVFLVIYLVTLAGNLCMIVLIGTNSHLQTPMYFFLSHLSFVDICYSSNITPNMLYNFLSDQKTISYAGCFTQCLLFIALVITEFYILASMALDRYVAICSPLHYSTRMSKNICISLVVISYTCGYLNGLSQTLLTFHLSFCDSLEINHFYCADPPLILLACSDTHVKKMAMLVVAGLTLSSSLFIIVLSYLFIIVAILRIRSAEGRHKAFSTCASHLTTVTLFYGTLFCMYLRSPSEKSIEESKIIAVFYTFLSPMLNPLIYSLRNKDVIHAMQQIIQGNIFHKIAV from the coding sequence ATGTCTTCCTCGAACCACACTTCAGTGACGGGATTCATTCTCCTGGGACTCACAGATGACCCAGTACTAGAGAAGATCCTGTTTGGGGTGTTTCTGGTGATCTATCTAGTCACACTGGCAGGGAATCTGTGCATGATTGTACTGATCGGGACCAATTCCCACCTGCAAactcccatgtacttcttccttagCCACCTCTCCTTTGTAGACATCTGCTATTCTTCCAATATCACTCCAAACATGCTGTACAATTTCCTCTCAGACCAGAAGACCATCTCCTATGCTGGATGCTTCACGCAGTGTCTTCTCTTCATTGCCCTGGTGATCACTGAGTTTTACATCCTTGCTTCAATGGCATTGGATCGCTATGTAGCCATCTGTAGCCCTCTACATTACAGTACCAGAATGTCCAAGAACATTTGCATCTCCCTAGTGGTGATCTCTTATACTTGTGGTTACCTTAATGGACTCTCCCAGACACTGTTGACTTTTCACTTGTCCTTCTGTGACTCCCTTGAAATCAACCACTTCTACTGTGCAGATCCTCCTCTTATCCTGTTGGCCTGCTCTGACACCCATGTCAAAAAGATGGCGATGCTGGTAGTAGCTGGCTTGACTCTGTCAAGCTCTCTCTTCATCATTGTGCTATCCTACCTTTTCATTATTGTAGCCATCTTGAGGATCCGTTCTGCTGAAGGCAGGCACAAAGCCTTTTCTACTTGTGCTTCCCACTTGACAACAGTCACTTTGTTTTATGGCACCCTCTTCTGCATGTACTTAAGGAGTCCATCTGAGAAGTCTATAGAGGAGTCTAAAATAATTGCtgtcttttatacatttttaagccCAATGTTGAACCCATTGATTTATAGTCTAAGGAACAAGGATGTGATCCATGCTATGCAGCAAATCATTcagggaaatatttttcataaaattgcaGTGTAG